The following proteins come from a genomic window of Flavobacterium crocinum:
- the aroQ gene encoding type II 3-dehydroquinate dehydratase translates to MKICIINGPNLNLLGKREPEVYGSQTFEDYFETLKEKFPNIELSYYQSNIEGELIGKIQEVGFSFDGIILNAGAYTHTSIGLGDAMKAVTTPVIEVHISNTYARESFRHQSYLSGNAKGVILGFGLKSYELAIQSFL, encoded by the coding sequence ATGAAAATCTGCATTATCAACGGACCCAATTTGAATCTTTTAGGAAAACGTGAACCGGAAGTTTACGGAAGTCAAACTTTTGAAGATTATTTTGAAACGTTGAAAGAAAAATTTCCAAACATTGAACTTTCTTATTATCAAAGTAATATTGAAGGCGAATTAATTGGAAAAATTCAGGAAGTTGGTTTTTCGTTTGATGGAATTATTTTAAATGCCGGTGCTTATACGCATACTTCTATCGGTTTGGGTGACGCGATGAAAGCCGTTACCACTCCGGTTATCGAGGTTCATATTTCCAATACTTATGCTCGTGAAAGTTTCAGACACCAATCCTATTTATCTGGAAATGCAAAAGGTGTTATTCTAGGCTTTGGACTAAAAAGCTACGAATTGGCGATTCAATCTTTTTTATAA
- a CDS encoding cation diffusion facilitator family transporter encodes MTNEQKAVKATIFSIIGNTCLALIKGLAGFFGNSYALIADAIESTTDIFASCLVLFGIKYSNKPADENHPYGHGRAEPLITFLVVGFLITSATIIGYESIANIGTSHDLPKSWTLYVLGAIIIWKEYSFRLVMKRSKQTNSSSLAADAWHHRSDAITSVAAFIGISIALIMGKGYESADDWAALFAAFFILYNSYKIFRPALGEIMDENLNEDLVEEIRVVALTVPGILGTEKCFIRKAGMKYHVDLHAIVSAKISVKEGHDLAHKLKDTLREKNPELGHVLIHVEPDDYNC; translated from the coding sequence ATGACAAACGAACAAAAAGCTGTAAAAGCTACTATTTTTAGTATAATAGGAAACACCTGCCTGGCCTTGATAAAAGGATTGGCAGGTTTTTTTGGCAATTCTTATGCCCTGATTGCAGATGCAATAGAATCAACTACAGATATATTTGCTTCCTGTCTGGTTTTATTCGGAATCAAGTATTCTAATAAACCAGCCGATGAAAATCATCCGTATGGTCATGGTCGTGCAGAGCCTCTGATTACTTTCCTGGTGGTTGGTTTTTTAATTACTTCGGCTACTATTATTGGATACGAAAGTATTGCTAATATTGGAACTTCGCACGATTTGCCAAAATCCTGGACATTATATGTCTTAGGGGCTATTATTATCTGGAAAGAATATTCTTTTCGTCTGGTAATGAAAAGAAGCAAACAAACCAATAGTTCTTCTTTGGCCGCTGATGCATGGCATCATAGGAGCGATGCCATAACTTCTGTTGCCGCTTTTATCGGAATTTCGATAGCCTTGATTATGGGAAAAGGTTACGAATCAGCAGATGACTGGGCTGCTCTTTTTGCAGCGTTTTTTATTTTATATAACAGTTATAAAATTTTCAGACCAGCACTTGGCGAAATTATGGATGAAAATTTGAATGAGGATTTGGTTGAAGAGATTCGTGTTGTGGCTCTTACTGTTCCTGGGATTTTGGGGACTGAAAAATGTTTTATCCGCAAAGCTGGAATGAAGTATCATGTCGATCTCCATGCTATTGTTTCAGCAAAGATATCTGTTAAAGAAGGACATGATTTAGCACATAAACTGAAAGATACATTGAGAGAAAAAAATCCTGAATTAGGACATGTATTAATTCATGTTGAACCAGATGATTATAATTGTTAG
- a CDS encoding porin family protein, with product MKKIILSAIAIMAFAFTNAQETRFGVKGGLNLTTFAGGNYWDAKSLVGFHVGGFAEIKVIERLAIQPEVLFSTQGAKLDDLDVNSKLNYINVPVLAKFFITKQWTVEAGPQIGFLVSAKVDGEDAKDAYKSTDFGFNFGGGYNFTDNLSVNIRYTVGISNVADYNAQDFDEYFDSPKNSVFALSLAYKF from the coding sequence ATGAAGAAAATTATTTTATCTGCCATCGCAATAATGGCATTTGCATTTACCAATGCTCAGGAAACCAGATTTGGAGTAAAAGGAGGACTTAACTTAACAACTTTTGCCGGTGGGAATTACTGGGATGCTAAATCTTTAGTAGGTTTTCATGTTGGAGGTTTTGCTGAAATCAAAGTAATTGAAAGATTGGCAATTCAGCCTGAGGTTTTATTTTCAACTCAAGGTGCAAAACTTGATGATTTAGATGTAAATTCTAAATTAAACTACATTAATGTACCAGTCTTAGCTAAATTTTTTATTACAAAACAATGGACAGTAGAGGCAGGTCCTCAAATTGGATTCTTAGTTTCTGCTAAAGTTGATGGAGAAGATGCGAAAGACGCATACAAATCAACTGATTTTGGCTTTAACTTTGGAGGAGGATACAATTTTACCGATAATCTTTCAGTAAACATTCGTTACACTGTTGGTATTTCCAATGTAGCAGATTACAATGCACAAGATTTTGATGAGTATTTTGATAGCCCCAAAAACAGTGTTTTTGCACTTTCTTTAGCTTATAAATTCTAA
- a CDS encoding porin family protein gives MKKIIVAAVLFLATSATMNAQLLKLGVKAGVNFANQTGGNFDGISVDKEGITSYHAGLVAEVKLLDKFSIQPELLYSTVGAKYKFDEVSEDIKNELGYITIPVMAKFYLNNTFSIEAGPQASFLVSERDNFNVNDGETFEFGLNAGLGVKLTESIFLQGRYGIGLTEASKNADIKNSVFQISAGFMF, from the coding sequence ATGAAAAAAATAATTGTAGCCGCTGTATTGTTCCTAGCAACATCAGCAACGATGAATGCTCAACTTTTAAAATTAGGAGTAAAAGCTGGGGTTAACTTTGCTAATCAAACTGGAGGAAACTTTGATGGAATTTCAGTTGATAAAGAAGGAATTACAAGTTATCATGCAGGTCTTGTTGCAGAAGTAAAATTATTAGATAAATTTTCTATCCAGCCTGAACTTTTATACTCTACTGTAGGAGCGAAATATAAATTTGATGAAGTAAGTGAGGACATTAAAAATGAATTAGGATACATCACAATTCCTGTAATGGCTAAATTTTATTTAAATAATACTTTTAGCATCGAAGCTGGTCCACAAGCATCTTTCCTAGTTAGTGAAAGAGATAATTTTAATGTTAATGACGGTGAGACTTTTGAATTTGGTCTAAATGCCGGATTAGGAGTAAAACTTACTGAAAGCATCTTTTTACAAGGACGTTATGGAATAGGACTAACTGAAGCATCAAAAAATGCTGACATTAAAAACTCTGTATTCCAGATTTCAGCAGGATTTATGTTCTAA
- the murA gene encoding UDP-N-acetylglucosamine 1-carboxyvinyltransferase has protein sequence MGIFKIEGGIPLKGEITPQGAKNEALQILCAVLLTGEKVKINNIPDIIDINKLITLLGNLGVKIQRNEPGSITFQADEVNVGYLETEAFKKEGGALRGSIMIVGPLLARFGKGYIPKPGGDKIGRRRLDTHFEGFINLGAKFRYNREDHFYGVETPEGGLKGTDMLLDEASVTGTANIVMAAVLAKGTTTVYNAACEPYLQQLCKMLNSMGAKITGVGSNLLTIEGVESLGGCEHRILPDMIEIGSWIGLAAMTKSEITIKNVSWENLGLIPNTFRKLGITVEKRNDDIYIPAHKDGYEVKTDIDGSILTIADAPWPGFTPDLLSIVLVVATQAKGDVLIHQKMFESRLFFVDKLIDMGAKIMLCDPHRAVVMGHNFESQLKATTMSSPDIRAGISLLIAALSAKGTSTIQNIEQIDRGYERIDERLRAIGAKIVRA, from the coding sequence ATGGGAATTTTTAAAATCGAAGGAGGAATTCCTTTAAAAGGAGAAATCACTCCGCAGGGAGCAAAGAATGAGGCATTACAAATTTTATGTGCCGTGCTGCTGACAGGAGAGAAAGTAAAAATTAATAACATTCCTGATATTATAGACATCAATAAATTAATCACTTTGTTGGGGAATTTAGGGGTGAAAATTCAACGTAACGAACCTGGATCAATCACTTTTCAGGCAGATGAGGTTAATGTTGGATATTTAGAAACTGAAGCTTTCAAAAAAGAAGGTGGAGCGCTTCGTGGTTCTATTATGATTGTTGGACCGCTTTTAGCTCGTTTCGGAAAAGGATATATTCCAAAACCAGGAGGAGATAAAATTGGTCGTCGTAGATTAGATACACACTTTGAAGGTTTTATTAACCTTGGAGCAAAATTCAGATACAACAGAGAGGATCATTTTTACGGAGTAGAAACTCCTGAGGGAGGTCTTAAAGGAACAGATATGCTTCTTGATGAAGCTTCTGTAACCGGAACTGCAAATATTGTAATGGCTGCAGTTTTAGCAAAAGGAACAACTACAGTTTACAACGCTGCCTGTGAGCCTTACTTACAACAGTTATGTAAAATGCTAAACTCTATGGGAGCTAAAATCACAGGAGTTGGTTCTAATTTATTAACTATCGAAGGTGTTGAAAGCCTTGGAGGATGCGAGCACAGAATTCTTCCTGATATGATCGAAATTGGTTCTTGGATTGGTCTTGCGGCTATGACAAAAAGCGAAATCACAATCAAAAATGTAAGCTGGGAGAATTTAGGTTTGATTCCAAACACTTTTAGAAAACTGGGAATTACTGTTGAGAAACGTAATGATGATATTTATATCCCGGCTCACAAAGACGGATATGAAGTAAAAACAGATATTGACGGTTCTATCTTAACTATTGCCGATGCTCCATGGCCAGGATTTACCCCTGACTTATTAAGTATCGTTTTAGTGGTGGCAACGCAAGCAAAAGGAGATGTTTTGATTCACCAAAAAATGTTCGAAAGCCGTTTATTCTTCGTGGATAAATTAATTGATATGGGAGCAAAAATTATGTTATGTGATCCGCACAGAGCTGTGGTTATGGGGCATAATTTCGAATCTCAGTTGAAAGCAACTACAATGTCTTCTCCTGATATTCGTGCGGGAATCTCATTATTGATTGCGGCGCTTTCTGCAAAAGGGACGAGTACAATCCAGAATATCGAGCAAATCGACCGTGGATACGAGCGTATTGACGAGCGTTTAAGAGCAATCGGCGCAAAAATCGTAAGAGCTTAA
- the xerD gene encoding site-specific tyrosine recombinase XerD, which yields MNWSRYIKDYQSYLRIERGLSKNTIENYGFDIERLCLFLETNQIEVSPIKISDETLQQFIYAVAKEVNPRSQARIISGLKSFFNYLVFEDYRNDNPLELIEAPKTGRKLPDTLSLQEIDNLIDAIDLSTNEGERNRAILETLYGCGLRVSELTTLKISDLFFDEGFIKITGKGNKERFVPIGSLTQKYIDIYKNAVRPNLNIKKGAEDTLFLNRRGNQLTRAMIFTIIKDLAQKINLKKNISPHTLRHSFATHLLENGADLRSIQLMLGHESITTTEIYVHLDRSFLKEVMHSFHPRK from the coding sequence ATGAATTGGAGCAGATATATTAAAGATTATCAGTCGTATTTGAGGATCGAAAGAGGTTTGTCTAAAAATACGATTGAAAATTACGGCTTTGATATTGAAAGGCTTTGTCTTTTTTTAGAAACCAATCAAATTGAGGTTTCGCCAATCAAAATCTCCGACGAAACTTTACAACAGTTCATTTATGCTGTTGCAAAAGAAGTAAATCCAAGATCACAGGCACGAATTATTTCCGGACTAAAAAGTTTCTTTAATTATCTGGTTTTTGAAGATTATAGAAATGATAATCCGCTGGAATTAATCGAAGCTCCAAAAACGGGTCGTAAGTTGCCGGATACTTTATCGCTTCAGGAAATCGATAATTTGATCGATGCGATAGATTTAAGTACCAATGAAGGAGAGCGAAACAGAGCTATTCTTGAAACGCTTTATGGTTGTGGACTTCGTGTTTCGGAATTAACGACGCTTAAAATTTCAGATTTGTTCTTCGATGAGGGTTTTATTAAAATTACCGGTAAAGGAAATAAAGAAAGATTTGTTCCAATAGGGTCATTAACTCAAAAGTATATTGATATTTATAAAAATGCTGTCCGTCCGAATTTAAATATCAAAAAAGGAGCTGAGGATACCTTGTTTTTAAATCGAAGAGGAAATCAATTAACCAGAGCTATGATCTTTACTATTATAAAAGATTTAGCTCAAAAAATTAATCTGAAAAAAAATATAAGCCCCCATACGCTAAGACATTCCTTTGCGACACATCTGCTTGAAAATGGTGCAGATTTAAGATCGATTCAATTAATGTTAGGCCACGAATCAATTACAACAACTGAAATTTATGTGCATTTAGATCGCAGTTTCTTAAAAGAAGTGATGCATAGTTTTCATCCAAGAAAATAA
- a CDS encoding porin family protein, producing MKKIILSAMAVMAFGFANAQEVKYGVKGGLNLSSLSGDTDGMDLKSKFGFHAGGFVEIKFSEKFAIQPELLYSTQGTRFDDMEVEGYKTKTCFNFDYINVPVMFKYFAVEKFFIEAGPQIGFLTSAKARVKVDQLNIDNKEDIKENFESIDFGLNFGAGYEFTENIFASARYNLGLANIAKTEAGDDSKVHNGVFSVSVGYKF from the coding sequence ATGAAGAAAATTATTTTATCTGCAATGGCAGTTATGGCATTTGGATTTGCAAATGCACAAGAAGTTAAGTATGGAGTAAAAGGTGGTTTGAATTTGTCAAGTTTATCGGGTGATACAGACGGAATGGACCTGAAATCAAAATTTGGCTTTCATGCAGGTGGTTTCGTTGAAATAAAATTTTCTGAGAAATTTGCAATACAGCCTGAGCTTTTGTACTCTACACAAGGTACCAGATTTGATGATATGGAGGTAGAGGGGTATAAAACAAAAACATGTTTTAATTTCGATTATATTAATGTACCGGTTATGTTCAAATATTTTGCTGTAGAAAAGTTTTTTATTGAAGCCGGTCCTCAAATTGGGTTTTTAACTTCAGCAAAAGCAAGAGTAAAAGTAGATCAGCTTAATATAGACAATAAAGAAGATATCAAGGAAAATTTTGAATCAATTGATTTTGGATTAAATTTTGGAGCCGGATATGAGTTTACTGAGAATATATTTGCCAGCGCCAGATATAATTTAGGTTTAGCTAATATTGCTAAAACTGAAGCCGGTGATGATTCAAAAGTTCATAATGGTGTTTTTTCAGTATCAGTAGGATATAAATTTTAA
- a CDS encoding DUF5686 and carboxypeptidase regulatory-like domain-containing protein, whose product MRNFTLFAFLLFSISTFAQIKGTVTDEKGNPLPFVSIFEEGTYRGTTSNEQGQYQLQVKEIGKNRIVFQYLGFKTQKITISPDSKIITLDVKLIEESFALNEVVIDPKNNPANAIIKNAIANKKENSDKTARFTADFYSKGMFKVKDLPKKILGQKVDLGPDMASNLDSTGSGILYLSETVSKITFEKPFKLKERIIASKISGNNRGYSYNTAALSTYDFYDNTLDFDVKMISPIADNAFNYYKYKLEGSFYDDNKNQIYKIKIIPKRDKEPVFEGYIYIVDDSFAIYAIDLDIKGYRMKNEFTETMSLTQSFSYNAKNKIWSKNAQTLSFTAGIFGIKFNGKFNYVYSNYEFPSSFEKKTFGNEIVSFEANANKKDNAFWNEIRPIPLTIEESNDYTKKDSLLTIRTSKKYTDSVDAKSNKFKVWDILMGYDYKNTFKKHYFNYDGLLNIASLSFNTVQGFNLDTGFSFRKENEEKGKSTSIGTTFNYGFSDERFRATGYFSHKFNNINYATIGASGGTKVAQFNSGEPITKLVNSVSSLFFKDNYMKLYNLEYAQVNYSQNVLNGVNLYGKVAYEQRKPLFNTTDYSFFKRDDLYSSNNPLDPNDFTNAPFEQHHLFKTAINARINFGNKYISRPDGRYNFTDDRYPTVMLGFEKAFAASEKKYEFERIGAAVQYDLNLNNKGTLGMNFRAGKFFNAENIAFIDYRHFNGNQTHIGTTGRYLNVFNLMPYYTNSTNDRYFEMHLEHNDNGYVMNKIPLLNLLKSTMNLGFHSLAIPDRKPYTEFTVGLDNLGFGKFKLFRVDYVHSYQGGIQQNGVVFGLKILNALD is encoded by the coding sequence ATGAGAAACTTTACATTATTTGCCTTTTTATTATTTTCAATTTCTACTTTCGCCCAAATCAAAGGAACTGTTACCGATGAAAAGGGAAATCCGTTACCTTTTGTTTCTATTTTTGAAGAAGGAACTTACCGCGGAACGACTTCAAACGAGCAGGGACAATATCAGCTTCAGGTAAAAGAAATCGGTAAAAATCGAATTGTTTTTCAATATTTAGGTTTTAAAACTCAGAAAATTACAATTTCTCCTGATTCCAAAATTATTACTTTAGATGTAAAACTAATTGAGGAAAGTTTTGCTTTAAATGAAGTTGTTATTGATCCTAAAAACAATCCGGCCAATGCCATTATAAAAAATGCTATTGCCAACAAAAAGGAAAACTCAGATAAAACGGCAAGATTTACTGCCGATTTTTATTCGAAGGGGATGTTTAAAGTAAAAGATCTTCCTAAAAAAATACTGGGTCAAAAAGTCGATCTTGGACCAGATATGGCTTCTAACCTTGATTCTACAGGATCTGGAATTTTATACCTCTCCGAAACTGTTTCTAAAATTACTTTCGAAAAACCATTCAAATTAAAGGAGAGAATCATTGCTTCTAAAATTTCCGGAAACAATCGGGGCTACAGCTACAACACAGCAGCATTATCTACTTATGACTTTTATGATAATACCTTAGATTTTGACGTTAAAATGATTTCTCCGATTGCAGATAATGCTTTCAACTATTACAAATACAAATTGGAGGGAAGTTTTTACGACGACAATAAAAACCAGATTTATAAAATAAAAATTATTCCAAAACGAGATAAAGAACCTGTTTTTGAAGGCTATATTTATATTGTTGATGATAGTTTTGCGATTTATGCCATTGATTTAGATATTAAGGGCTACCGAATGAAAAATGAGTTTACCGAAACTATGTCTTTAACACAGAGTTTCAGTTATAATGCGAAGAATAAAATCTGGTCCAAAAATGCACAGACACTTTCTTTTACTGCGGGTATTTTTGGAATAAAATTTAACGGTAAGTTCAATTATGTTTATTCGAATTATGAATTTCCATCTTCTTTTGAAAAGAAAACTTTTGGAAACGAAATTGTTTCTTTTGAGGCCAATGCCAATAAAAAAGATAATGCCTTTTGGAATGAAATCCGCCCTATTCCGCTAACAATAGAAGAAAGTAATGATTACACGAAGAAAGACAGTCTTCTCACCATTAGAACCTCAAAAAAATATACCGACTCTGTAGATGCTAAAAGCAACAAATTTAAGGTTTGGGATATTTTAATGGGTTACGATTATAAAAACACTTTTAAAAAACATTATTTTAATTATGACGGCTTATTGAATATTGCTTCTTTAAGTTTCAATACTGTTCAGGGATTCAACTTAGATACCGGTTTCTCATTTAGAAAAGAAAATGAAGAAAAAGGAAAATCTACTTCTATTGGTACAACATTTAATTATGGTTTTTCAGATGAGCGTTTTAGGGCAACCGGATATTTCTCTCATAAGTTCAACAATATAAATTATGCCACAATTGGAGCTTCGGGCGGGACGAAAGTTGCTCAGTTCAATAGTGGCGAACCCATTACAAAACTGGTCAATTCAGTAAGTTCTTTATTTTTTAAAGATAATTATATGAAATTGTACAATCTGGAATATGCTCAGGTTAATTATTCTCAGAATGTTTTAAACGGAGTTAATCTTTACGGAAAAGTGGCTTACGAACAACGAAAACCTCTTTTTAACACCACTGATTATTCTTTCTTTAAAAGAGACGATTTGTATTCTTCTAACAATCCTCTTGATCCAAATGATTTTACGAATGCTCCATTTGAACAGCACCATTTGTTTAAAACAGCCATAAATGCGCGAATTAATTTTGGAAACAAATACATTTCAAGACCTGACGGAAGATACAATTTCACAGATGACAGATATCCTACTGTAATGTTAGGTTTTGAAAAAGCTTTTGCCGCCAGTGAAAAGAAATATGAATTTGAGAGAATAGGCGCTGCCGTACAATATGATTTGAATTTAAACAACAAAGGTACTTTGGGAATGAATTTCAGAGCCGGAAAATTCTTTAATGCCGAAAATATCGCTTTTATTGATTACAGACATTTTAACGGAAATCAAACCCATATTGGAACCACTGGTCGTTATTTAAACGTTTTCAATTTAATGCCATATTACACCAACAGCACAAATGACCGTTATTTTGAAATGCATCTGGAACATAATGACAACGGATATGTTATGAATAAGATTCCGTTATTAAATCTTCTAAAATCGACTATGAATCTTGGGTTTCATTCGTTGGCCATTCCTGACAGAAAACCCTATACAGAATTCACGGTTGGTCTAGACAATTTAGGTTTTGGCAAATTCAAATTATTCCGTGTAGATTATGTGCATTCTTACCAGGGCGGCATTCAGCAAAACGGAGTTGTGTTTGGATTGAAGATTTTGAATGCGTTAGACTAG
- a CDS encoding porin family protein — MRNFFLAAIAVMSFGVVNAQDIKFGVKGGVNLSNFTGDIEDASSKVGFHVGGFAEFKLSDKFAIQPELLYSAQGAKFEDSFSKEKVSMSYLNIPIMAKYYIIDKLSVEAGPQAGFLLSAKSNWESSYNGKVASGKDNIKDIFKTTDFSFNVGAGYDFTENLSAGLRYNFGLSNISDSKEGGKIHNNVISLSLGYKF; from the coding sequence ATGAGAAATTTTTTTTTGGCTGCTATTGCAGTGATGAGTTTTGGGGTTGTTAATGCGCAGGATATTAAGTTTGGAGTAAAGGGAGGTGTTAACCTTTCAAATTTTACAGGTGATATTGAAGATGCATCATCTAAAGTTGGCTTTCATGTAGGTGGTTTTGCAGAATTTAAGCTTTCAGATAAATTCGCGATTCAGCCAGAGCTTTTATATTCTGCTCAAGGAGCCAAATTTGAAGATTCTTTTTCTAAAGAGAAAGTTAGCATGAGTTATTTGAATATTCCTATTATGGCTAAGTACTATATTATCGATAAGTTGAGTGTCGAAGCTGGTCCACAAGCTGGGTTCTTATTATCAGCAAAATCAAATTGGGAAAGTAGTTACAATGGAAAAGTTGCTTCTGGAAAAGATAATATAAAAGATATTTTTAAAACAACTGACTTTAGTTTTAATGTCGGAGCAGGGTATGATTTTACAGAAAATTTATCAGCTGGGTTGAGATATAATTTTGGTCTTTCAAATATTTCAGATTCTAAAGAAGGTGGTAAAATTCATAATAATGTAATTTCATTGTCATTAGGATACAAATTCTAA
- a CDS encoding DUF4290 domain-containing protein, translated as MIEKYKREAASDVVYNLEYNSERQRLIIPEYGRHLQKLIDQATAIEDDETRNKAAKYIIQVMGSLNPHLRDVPDFQHKLWDQLFIMSDFKLNVESPYPIPSRDVLQLKPEILQYPQNFPKYRFYGNNIKYMIDVANKWEEGEMKNALVMVIANHMKKSFLSWNKDTVKDDVIFEHLYELSGGKINLLHSTEELLNTTDLMRTNKRMSNKTASGIQPKAQNNKNNNKGGQKKNFQKNNNQK; from the coding sequence ATGATCGAAAAATATAAAAGAGAAGCCGCAAGTGACGTTGTTTATAACTTAGAATACAATTCTGAAAGACAACGCTTAATTATTCCGGAGTATGGTCGTCATTTACAAAAACTGATAGATCAGGCTACTGCAATCGAAGATGATGAAACGCGTAACAAAGCGGCAAAATATATCATTCAGGTTATGGGAAGTCTAAACCCGCATTTGCGTGATGTGCCGGATTTTCAGCATAAACTTTGGGATCAGCTTTTTATTATGTCAGATTTCAAACTGAATGTTGAGTCGCCATACCCAATTCCGTCAAGAGACGTTTTGCAGTTAAAACCGGAGATTTTGCAATATCCACAGAACTTTCCAAAATACAGATTTTATGGAAATAACATCAAATACATGATTGATGTTGCCAATAAATGGGAAGAAGGCGAAATGAAAAATGCTTTGGTAATGGTAATTGCCAACCACATGAAAAAGTCTTTCCTGAGCTGGAACAAAGACACGGTAAAAGATGATGTGATTTTTGAGCATTTATACGAATTATCAGGAGGAAAAATAAACTTACTGCACAGCACAGAGGAGTTATTAAATACAACTGATTTAATGCGTACCAATAAGCGCATGTCGAATAAAACAGCTTCCGGAATACAGCCAAAAGCTCAGAATAACAAGAATAACAACAAAGGCGGACAAAAAAAGAATTTTCAAAAAAACAATAATCAAAAGTAA